A region of Methylibium petroleiphilum PM1 DNA encodes the following proteins:
- a CDS encoding DUF1329 domain-containing protein → MHIRKYDHDFSRRFFLEQTAKGIATAGVLGPLWPMIGKSADISKAYPDELMSVDAWSKGKVKSGDFVTADNVDIVKDLLDPVAYMQIKTMGRKIKIVPTTRDVTRMYPHEHLEATLRNQGKAKFDANGNVVTLDDKPWNGGNPFPDAKTGAEVAANLTLSWGRHDNSLYCIRDQEVSPDGSLSYQYDFAWVEQNTQARTDGKVFPGAEDKLRFNTVLFTAPSDSRGTSYLSTWYYDQRKFPELVGYLPAFKRVRKFPTNQRFEPIAAGINFYLSDGWAAGDPMLTWGNYKVVGRGPLLGAVSQTWYGDHPNWERPVHGGPKGVTFYDANMELCPDVVVFEAEPVGFPRAPVSKKRVWVDVRNMMFIAYATYDRRGELFKSLETHFSLYEKGDKKLMDGKHSAWSWTACMFHNVQDGRMTRFEQTKSIAGGITQGYNVEGYYEKYMTEQALQRLGT, encoded by the coding sequence ATGCATATCAGAAAGTATGACCACGACTTCAGTCGGCGCTTCTTCTTGGAGCAAACCGCCAAGGGTATCGCCACGGCCGGCGTCCTGGGTCCGCTTTGGCCGATGATCGGAAAGTCCGCGGACATCTCAAAGGCCTATCCCGACGAACTGATGTCGGTCGATGCTTGGTCAAAGGGAAAGGTCAAGTCAGGCGACTTCGTCACCGCAGACAACGTCGACATCGTCAAAGACTTGCTTGACCCCGTGGCTTACATGCAGATCAAGACCATGGGTCGAAAGATCAAGATCGTGCCGACTACGCGAGATGTCACGCGGATGTACCCGCACGAGCACCTAGAAGCCACGCTGAGAAACCAAGGTAAGGCAAAGTTTGACGCGAACGGAAATGTAGTCACTCTAGATGACAAGCCGTGGAACGGCGGCAATCCGTTCCCTGATGCGAAGACAGGCGCTGAAGTCGCAGCCAATCTGACACTGTCATGGGGTCGGCACGACAACTCGCTCTACTGCATTCGCGACCAAGAGGTCTCGCCTGATGGTTCACTGAGCTATCAGTACGACTTCGCCTGGGTTGAGCAGAACACCCAGGCTCGTACTGACGGCAAAGTTTTCCCCGGCGCAGAAGACAAACTGCGCTTCAACACGGTGCTCTTCACTGCGCCCAGCGATTCGAGAGGAACCAGTTACCTCAGTACCTGGTACTACGACCAGCGCAAGTTTCCGGAATTGGTTGGTTACCTGCCAGCGTTCAAGCGGGTTCGCAAGTTTCCGACCAATCAGCGGTTTGAGCCAATTGCCGCCGGCATCAATTTTTATCTTTCGGATGGGTGGGCCGCCGGTGACCCAATGCTGACGTGGGGAAACTACAAGGTCGTTGGTCGCGGGCCATTGTTGGGCGCGGTGTCGCAAACCTGGTATGGAGATCATCCGAACTGGGAGCGGCCGGTGCATGGTGGTCCGAAGGGTGTCACCTTCTATGACGCAAACATGGAGCTGTGCCCTGATGTCGTAGTCTTCGAGGCGGAACCAGTCGGCTTCCCGCGTGCGCCGGTCAGCAAGAAGCGTGTTTGGGTTGACGTACGCAACATGATGTTTATCGCGTACGCCACTTATGACCGTCGTGGTGAGCTCTTCAAGTCGCTCGAGACCCATTTCAGCCTCTACGAAAAGGGCGACAAGAAGTTGATGGATGGCAAGCACTCCGCTTGGTCGTGGACGGCCTGCATGTTTCACAACGTGCAGGACGGGCGAATGACTCGGTTTGAACAAACTAAGAGCATCGCTGGTGGCATTACCCAGGGCTACAACGTCGAGGGGTATTACGAAAAGTACATGACTGAGCAAGCGCTTCAGCGTCTGGGGACCTAA
- a CDS encoding WD40/YVTN/BNR-like repeat-containing protein has product MAQTDAGTPVPAGVQQIRHGTAHDALYDVAFEGERGIAVGAFGTVLVTADGGATWLAQPFPMKRLALMSVAMRGGKCIAVGQTGVVYAAADCRNWKAAPPITKSRLLSVGVNRQGVAYAVGAFGTILKSTDWGNSWTAQTVDWSSITQDGAEPHLYDIHVADDGTATVVGEFELVMRTTDGKQWKALHKGERSLFGLAVVEGGKVYASGQSGALLTSADGGATWESRKTGTGAILTGVYATAQGDVLASGINAVVVSRNGGSTWAAVDSKLVRNAWYQALGASKSAGGKQRLVAVGAGGSILEVDL; this is encoded by the coding sequence GTGGCACAAACTGATGCCGGGACGCCAGTTCCGGCTGGCGTCCAGCAGATCCGTCATGGTACGGCCCACGACGCGCTCTACGACGTGGCATTCGAGGGGGAGCGTGGTATCGCCGTCGGCGCCTTCGGCACCGTGCTCGTGACGGCCGACGGCGGCGCGACCTGGCTGGCGCAGCCCTTCCCGATGAAGCGCTTGGCGCTGATGTCGGTCGCAATGCGCGGTGGCAAGTGCATTGCCGTCGGACAGACTGGAGTGGTGTACGCCGCCGCGGACTGCCGGAACTGGAAGGCCGCGCCGCCGATAACGAAATCGCGCCTTCTCTCGGTGGGCGTAAACCGGCAGGGCGTGGCTTACGCAGTGGGCGCGTTCGGAACCATCCTCAAGTCAACCGACTGGGGGAATTCTTGGACTGCGCAAACGGTGGACTGGAGCAGCATCACCCAAGACGGTGCCGAGCCGCACCTCTACGACATCCACGTGGCGGACGATGGCACGGCTACGGTGGTGGGCGAGTTCGAGCTCGTCATGCGCACCACCGACGGCAAGCAATGGAAGGCCCTTCACAAGGGCGAACGCTCGCTCTTTGGATTGGCCGTCGTCGAAGGCGGAAAGGTCTATGCGAGCGGCCAGAGCGGCGCGCTGCTGACCAGCGCCGATGGCGGTGCGACCTGGGAGTCACGCAAGACAGGTACTGGGGCCATCCTAACCGGCGTGTATGCGACGGCCCAGGGCGATGTGCTGGCGAGCGGCATCAACGCGGTGGTGGTCAGCCGAAACGGCGGATCGACATGGGCTGCGGTGGATTCGAAACTGGTGCGCAACGCCTGGTATCAGGCTCTGGGGGCCAGCAAAAGTGCGGGCGGGAAACAGCGCCTGGTAGCGGTTGGAGCAGGTGGTTCGATTCTAGAAGTCGATCTTTGA
- a CDS encoding DUF1302 family protein has translation MRRIRSEISQRHAVAAAVLLALFNSTQAAEWAVSGFIRQELAVKTTDDQNNANQYGNAQNGITYTNHGVVAPPASTLQRPATFKDEADINWFASRVDLNFDGKLTESLKATIKLRGILDETRVVDNVYGTHTAGGVNTGSGDVNSGSSFRQSFGGTAGGPLAYANDRALVDLPAFYVDYNNGPLWIRAGNQQIAWGEALFFRVADQPNGLDLRGHLFGVAAEEYSDTRRSALGLRMNYRINETTDVDGFVQRFAPTLLPNGETAYNVIQDQFTVDQKPGYDDVKNKWNIGFRLKGEAGGFGYQAFAINRINPDGVFKWSAAEGAGALPGTAFAMNPTGVYSSAEWFKSAANSRLHGIEAVGTSMNFIGTNGDPYGLVGLARACGAARAELGNFKIGSKAAAECILDTFFTPGVAGPLRGWLSREYKRESVFGGGVNRVFAGEQDSLLDLTLPPKNVVLG, from the coding sequence GTGAGAAGAATTCGCTCAGAAATTTCACAGCGACACGCAGTCGCTGCGGCTGTCTTGCTGGCGCTCTTCAACTCGACCCAGGCGGCCGAGTGGGCGGTTTCCGGCTTCATTCGTCAGGAACTGGCGGTAAAGACTACCGACGACCAGAACAACGCCAACCAGTATGGCAATGCGCAGAACGGCATCACGTACACGAACCACGGTGTAGTGGCTCCTCCGGCGTCGACCCTGCAGCGGCCGGCCACGTTCAAGGACGAGGCCGACATCAACTGGTTCGCATCCCGGGTCGACCTCAACTTCGACGGCAAGCTCACCGAATCATTGAAGGCAACGATCAAGCTTCGCGGTATCCTCGATGAGACTCGGGTCGTTGACAACGTCTACGGGACGCACACAGCCGGTGGCGTCAATACCGGTTCCGGCGATGTCAATTCCGGCAGCAGTTTTCGCCAATCGTTCGGCGGCACCGCCGGCGGACCGCTGGCCTACGCGAATGACCGCGCGCTCGTCGACCTGCCGGCCTTCTACGTCGACTACAACAACGGACCGTTGTGGATCCGCGCCGGCAACCAACAGATCGCCTGGGGCGAGGCGTTGTTCTTCCGCGTGGCCGACCAACCCAATGGTCTGGACCTGCGGGGCCATCTGTTCGGCGTCGCGGCAGAGGAATACTCCGACACGCGCCGCTCGGCGCTCGGTCTGCGGATGAACTACCGAATTAACGAGACGACGGACGTCGACGGCTTCGTGCAGCGCTTTGCGCCCACGCTGTTACCGAACGGTGAGACCGCCTACAACGTTATTCAGGACCAGTTCACCGTGGACCAGAAGCCAGGCTACGATGACGTCAAAAACAAGTGGAACATTGGCTTTCGGTTGAAGGGAGAAGCGGGCGGCTTCGGCTACCAGGCCTTCGCGATCAATCGGATCAATCCGGACGGCGTCTTCAAGTGGTCGGCGGCCGAGGGCGCCGGCGCCCTACCGGGCACCGCGTTCGCGATGAATCCGACCGGCGTCTACAGTTCGGCGGAGTGGTTCAAGTCAGCCGCTAATAGTCGGCTACACGGCATCGAGGCCGTGGGCACCTCGATGAACTTCATCGGCACCAATGGAGATCCGTACGGTCTGGTCGGACTGGCGAGGGCCTGCGGCGCCGCGCGAGCTGAGCTCGGCAATTTCAAGATCGGCAGCAAGGCGGCGGCCGAGTGCATCCTGGACACATTCTTTACTCCGGGCGTCGCAGGTCCGCTGCGCGGCTGGCTCAGCCGCGAGTACAAGCGCGAATCGGTTTTCGGCGGCGGCGTCAACCGCGTGTTCGCTGGCGAGCAGGATTCTCTGCTCGATCTGACCTTGCCCCCGAAAAACGTAGTTCTTGGCTGA
- a CDS encoding IS3-like element ISMpe1 family transposase (programmed frameshift) has product MNDKQVRGKYTQEFKLEAVRLVRAGQSVGMTAKVLGIPKASLSNWVRSSEQGQLGGAGDRPVTPEQMELARLRAELARVKMERDIGKKSGGVLCAGCSAKYAWIRTMKESWPVSLSCEVLGVSVSGYFEHQRRQYRRQPSRPGSGRLSDEALLAHVRAIHAEVRQEYGWPRMTKELCARGHRVGKERVRRLMQQHGIKARGRRKFVVTTDSKHNLPIAPDLLQRDFAADGPNAKWTSDITYIATDEGWLYLAAFIDLHSRMIVGWSMQPHMRASLVTDALRMAWFRRRPPPGLIVHTDRGSQYCSDEFQKALTGYGMRSSMSRKGDCWDNAPTESLWGRLKVGRLHGRKFATRRQAMDEVIDWMAFYNHRRLHSSLGYLSPRQYEERWVAAQLNKAA; this is encoded by the exons ATGAATGACAAGCAAGTGCGTGGGAAGTACACGCAGGAGTTCAAGCTGGAGGCCGTCAGGCTGGTCAGGGCAGGCCAGTCGGTGGGGATGACGGCGAAGGTGCTGGGCATTCCCAAGGCCAGCCTGAGCAACTGGGTGCGCTCCAGTGAGCAGGGGCAGCTTGGTGGCGCTGGCGACCGGCCGGTGACGCCAGAGCAGATGGAGCTGGCCAGGCTGAGGGCGGAACTGGCGCGCGTGAAGATGGAGCGCGACATCG GCAAAAAAAGCGGCGGCGTACTTTGCGCAGGATGTTCTGCAAAGTACGCCTGGATCCGGACGATGAAGGAGAGCTGGCCGGTGAGCCTGAGCTGCGAGGTGCTGGGCGTGAGCGTCAGCGGGTACTTCGAGCACCAACGCCGCCAGTATCGACGCCAGCCGAGCCGGCCGGGCTCGGGGCGTCTGAGCGACGAGGCCTTGCTGGCGCACGTGCGTGCCATTCACGCCGAGGTCCGTCAGGAGTACGGATGGCCGCGGATGACTAAGGAGCTGTGCGCCCGGGGCCACCGCGTCGGCAAGGAACGGGTTCGACGCCTGATGCAGCAGCACGGCATCAAGGCTCGGGGCCGCCGCAAGTTCGTCGTCACCACCGACAGCAAGCACAACCTGCCGATCGCGCCAGACCTGCTTCAGCGGGACTTCGCGGCCGACGGCCCCAACGCGAAGTGGACGAGCGACATCACCTACATCGCTACCGACGAAGGCTGGCTGTACCTGGCGGCCTTCATCGACTTGCACAGTCGGATGATCGTGGGCTGGAGCATGCAGCCCCACATGCGCGCCAGCCTGGTGACGGACGCGCTGCGCATGGCGTGGTTCCGGCGTCGGCCACCGCCGGGGCTGATCGTGCACACGGACCGCGGCAGCCAATACTGCAGCGACGAGTTCCAGAAGGCGCTGACCGGGTACGGGATGCGCTCGTCGATGAGCCGCAAGGGCGACTGCTGGGACAACGCGCCGACCGAGAGCCTGTGGGGGCGCCTGAAGGTCGGCAGACTGCATGGGCGTAAGTTCGCCACCAGGAGGCAGGCTATGGACGAGGTCATCGACTGGATGGCCTTCTACAACCACCGCCGGCTACATTCCTCGCTGGGCTACCTCAGCCCCAGGCAGTATGAAGAGCGCTGGGTCGCGGCACAGCTCAACAAGGCCGCGTAA
- a CDS encoding DUF1329 domain-containing protein — protein MAHLLRFDRDFSRRVFLESTGKGLLRAGVFGSAWMSFLSTGSVAAAYPDELLSIEMYTKGRLKPGGVIDVGNVEHVKDLLDPVRYRQIATMGRKLVLAPTTTELSRLNPLPYLEATARNRGKARFDATGNIVTVDGKPWIGGNPFPEPTSALEMFAAHTLSWGRHDVSVYASKEYDLDPSGNLQYQYSSVWAEMSTVARTVINPKPYWSGEADKLRYQSVLFAEPADVRGTSFLSIWAYDQNQFPQLYGYVPAFKRVRSFPTNQRFEPLVAGAELYLSDAWAAGDPFLTWGNYQVVYRGPHLAAISGGWTSAHPNWEHTSHGGPKNNFFWDQAVELVPEVIVIEAVPMRYPRAPVSRKRVWFDARTLVPFQMVSYDRRGELFRHFDASFAYYDDGKARVMDGKLPYWSWATVHAYNVQTRRMTRIEQVREVSGGHTMRVDDPSVYDKYLTTSAMQRLGD, from the coding sequence ATGGCGCACCTCTTGCGGTTCGACCGCGACTTCAGCCGCCGTGTCTTCCTCGAGTCCACCGGAAAGGGACTCTTGCGAGCGGGCGTTTTTGGTTCAGCCTGGATGTCGTTCCTGAGTACCGGCTCGGTCGCTGCGGCCTACCCAGATGAACTGCTGTCGATTGAGATGTACACGAAGGGACGGCTCAAGCCTGGCGGAGTCATCGATGTCGGCAACGTGGAGCACGTGAAGGACCTGCTCGACCCGGTGCGCTACCGCCAGATAGCCACCATGGGCCGCAAGCTAGTGCTGGCGCCGACCACCACCGAGCTGAGCCGCCTGAATCCGCTTCCCTATCTGGAAGCCACCGCGCGCAACCGCGGCAAGGCGCGCTTTGATGCCACGGGCAACATAGTTACCGTCGACGGAAAACCGTGGATTGGCGGCAACCCGTTTCCGGAGCCCACGTCGGCGCTGGAGATGTTCGCCGCGCACACGCTAAGCTGGGGACGCCATGACGTGTCGGTATATGCCAGCAAGGAATACGACCTAGATCCTTCGGGCAACCTCCAGTATCAATATTCATCGGTGTGGGCCGAGATGTCCACCGTCGCGCGCACCGTCATCAATCCCAAGCCCTACTGGTCGGGTGAAGCGGACAAGTTGCGCTACCAGTCGGTGCTGTTTGCAGAGCCGGCCGATGTGCGCGGTACGAGCTTCCTCAGCATCTGGGCGTATGACCAGAACCAGTTTCCGCAGCTCTATGGCTACGTACCGGCCTTCAAGCGCGTGCGCAGCTTCCCAACCAACCAGCGGTTCGAGCCACTTGTGGCCGGTGCTGAACTCTATCTGTCGGACGCGTGGGCAGCAGGCGACCCGTTCTTGACCTGGGGCAACTATCAGGTCGTGTATCGTGGGCCGCACCTCGCTGCAATTTCAGGCGGCTGGACGTCTGCACATCCGAACTGGGAACACACCAGCCACGGCGGCCCAAAGAACAACTTCTTCTGGGACCAGGCGGTCGAACTGGTACCCGAGGTAATTGTCATCGAGGCCGTGCCCATGCGCTACCCGCGTGCACCGGTCAGTCGCAAGCGCGTGTGGTTCGACGCCCGCACTCTGGTGCCGTTCCAGATGGTGTCCTATGACCGCCGCGGCGAACTGTTTCGCCACTTCGACGCGTCCTTTGCATATTACGACGACGGAAAGGCGCGTGTAATGGACGGCAAGCTGCCCTACTGGTCATGGGCGACTGTACATGCTTACAACGTTCAGACTCGCCGCATGACTCGCATTGAGCAGGTGCGCGAGGTCTCTGGCGGGCACACGATGCGCGTGGACGACCCCAGCGTCTACGACAAGTACCTTACGACTTCCGCCATGCAGCGACTCGGTGACTAA
- a CDS encoding DUF1329 domain-containing protein produces the protein MAHLLRFDRDFSRRFFLESTGKGLLRAGVFGSAWMSFLRTGSVAAAYPDELLSIEMYTNGRLRAGDVIEASNVEQVKDLLDPVRYRQIATMGRKLVVAPTTTDLSHLNPLPYLEATARNRGKARFDDTGNIVTIDGKPWIGGNPFPEPTSALEMFAAHTLSWGRHDVSVYASREYDLDPSGNLQYQYSSVWAEMSAVARTVIDPKPYWAGEADKLRYQSVLFVEPADARGTIFLNIWAYDQNQFPQLYGYLPAFKRVRSFPTNQRFEPLVAGAELYLSDAWAAGDPFLTWGNYQVVHRGPHLAAVSGGWASAHPNWEHTTHGGAKGNLFWDQVVELVPEAIVIEAEPVRYSRAPVGRKRVWFDARTLVPFQMVSYDRRGQPFRHFDASFAYYDDGKARVMDGKQPYWSWATVHAFNVQTDRMTRIEQVREVSGGHTMRVNDLSVYDKYLTTSAMQRLGN, from the coding sequence ATGGCTCATCTCCTGCGTTTCGACCGCGACTTCAGCCGGCGGTTCTTCCTTGAATCCACCGGTAAGGGACTCTTGCGCGCGGGCGTCTTCGGTTCGGCCTGGATGTCGTTCCTGCGTACCGGCTCGGTCGCGGCGGCCTACCCAGATGAACTGCTTTCGATCGAGATGTACACGAACGGACGGCTCAGGGCGGGCGACGTGATCGAGGCCAGCAACGTGGAGCAGGTGAAAGACCTGCTCGACCCGGTGCGCTACCGCCAGATCGCTACGATGGGCCGCAAGCTAGTAGTGGCGCCCACCACCACGGACCTGAGCCACCTGAATCCGCTGCCCTACCTGGAAGCCACCGCGCGCAACCGCGGCAAGGCGCGCTTCGATGACACCGGCAACATCGTCACCATCGACGGAAAGCCTTGGATCGGCGGCAACCCGTTTCCGGAGCCCACGTCGGCGCTGGAGATGTTTGCCGCACACACGCTGAGCTGGGGACGCCATGACGTGTCCGTCTATGCCAGCAGGGAGTACGACCTCGACCCTTCGGGCAACCTGCAATACCAGTACTCGTCAGTTTGGGCCGAAATGTCCGCGGTCGCGCGCACCGTCATCGATCCGAAGCCTTATTGGGCGGGTGAGGCAGATAAGCTGCGTTACCAGTCGGTGCTGTTTGTCGAGCCGGCCGATGCGCGCGGAACGATTTTCCTCAACATCTGGGCCTATGACCAGAACCAGTTCCCGCAGCTCTATGGATACCTGCCGGCGTTCAAGCGCGTGCGCAGCTTTCCAACCAACCAGCGCTTCGAGCCGTTGGTCGCCGGTGCTGAGCTCTATCTGTCGGACGCTTGGGCGGCAGGCGACCCATTCCTGACTTGGGGTAATTATCAGGTGGTGCATCGCGGGCCGCACCTCGCGGCGGTCTCAGGAGGCTGGGCGTCTGCGCATCCGAACTGGGAGCACACCACCCACGGCGGGGCGAAAGGCAACTTGTTCTGGGACCAAGTGGTCGAATTAGTGCCCGAGGCGATCGTCATTGAGGCCGAGCCGGTACGCTACTCGCGCGCACCGGTTGGGCGCAAGCGCGTGTGGTTCGACGCTCGCACATTGGTGCCTTTCCAGATGGTGTCCTACGACCGCCGCGGTCAGCCTTTCCGCCACTTCGACGCTTCATTCGCATACTACGACGACGGCAAGGCGCGCGTGATGGACGGCAAGCAGCCCTACTGGTCCTGGGCCACCGTGCATGCCTTCAATGTGCAGACCGACCGCATGACGCGCATTGAGCAAGTGCGCGAGGTGAGTGGCGGCCACACCATGCGCGTCAACGATCTCAGCGTCTACGACAAGTACCTGACCACTTCCGCGATGCAACGGCTCGGCAACTGA
- a CDS encoding DUF1302 family protein → MRRIRSEISQRHAVAAAVLLALFNSTQAAEWAVSGFIRQELAVKTTDDQNNANQYGNAQNGITYTNHGVVAPPASTLQRPATFKDEADINWFASRVDLNFDGKLTESLKATIKLRGILDETRVVDNVYGTHTAGGVNTGSGDINSGSSFRQSFGGTAGGPLAYANDRALVDLPAFYLDYNNGPLWIRAGNQQIAWGEALFFRVADQPNGLDLRGHLFGVAAEEYSDTRRSALGLRANYRINETTDVDGFVQRFAPTLLPNGETAYNVIQDQFTVDQKPGYDDVKNKWNIGFRLKGEAGGFGYQAFAINRINPDGVFKWSAAKGDGALPGTAFAMNPTGVYSSAEWFKGAANSRLHGFEAVATSMNFIGTNGDPYGLVGLARACGASRAELGNFRIGSKAAAECILDTFFTPGIAGPLRGWISREYKRETVFGGGINRVFEGEQDSLLDQLIGRFEFSYTPDKRFTNPTLGDYIKKDEYQFALILEKYHKFTSAFPATYFVGQWLHKSRSDMFGRYLGGVDNSPGEAPKGQSNGFNALALALQQPSPTLEYRFDLAVLTDTKGGWYMQPGVKWKPTKSIQADLYLNAVYSQHKGEYRDFVDGLQHNNEIFARVAYQF, encoded by the coding sequence GTGAGAAGAATTCGCTCAGAAATTTCACAGCGACACGCAGTCGCTGCGGCTGTCTTGCTGGCGCTCTTCAACTCGACCCAGGCGGCCGAGTGGGCGGTTTCCGGCTTCATTCGTCAGGAACTGGCGGTAAAGACTACCGACGACCAGAACAACGCCAACCAGTATGGCAATGCGCAGAACGGCATCACGTACACGAACCACGGTGTAGTGGCTCCTCCGGCGTCGACCCTGCAGCGGCCGGCCACGTTCAAGGACGAGGCCGACATCAACTGGTTCGCATCCCGGGTCGACCTCAACTTCGACGGCAAGCTCACCGAATCATTGAAGGCAACGATCAAGCTTCGCGGTATCCTCGATGAGACTCGGGTCGTTGACAACGTCTACGGGACGCACACAGCCGGTGGCGTCAACACCGGTTCCGGCGATATCAATTCGGGCAGCAGTTTTCGACAATCGTTCGGCGGCACCGCCGGTGGCCCGCTGGCCTACGCGAACGACCGCGCGCTCGTCGATCTGCCCGCCTTCTACCTTGACTACAACAACGGGCCGTTGTGGATCCGCGCCGGCAACCAACAGATCGCCTGGGGAGAGGCGCTGTTCTTCCGTGTGGCCGACCAGCCCAACGGGCTGGATTTGCGAGGCCACCTGTTCGGCGTCGCGGCAGAGGAATACTCCGACACGCGTCGCTCGGCGCTCGGTCTGCGCGCGAACTACCGCATTAACGAGACGACGGACGTCGACGGCTTCGTGCAGCGCTTCGCCCCCACGCTGCTACCGAACGGTGAGACCGCCTACAACGTCATCCAGGACCAGTTTACCGTTGACCAGAAACCGGGCTACGACGACGTCAAGAACAAGTGGAACATTGGCTTTCGGCTGAAGGGCGAAGCAGGCGGTTTCGGCTACCAGGCCTTCGCAATCAATCGAATCAATCCGGACGGCGTCTTCAAGTGGTCGGCAGCCAAGGGCGACGGCGCCCTGCCGGGCACCGCGTTCGCGATGAATCCGACCGGCGTCTACAGCTCGGCAGAGTGGTTCAAGGGGGCGGCCAACTCTCGGCTGCACGGCTTCGAGGCCGTGGCCACCTCGATGAACTTCATCGGCACTAACGGCGATCCGTATGGTCTGGTCGGCCTGGCAAGGGCCTGCGGTGCCTCGCGCGCTGAGCTCGGCAACTTCCGGATCGGCAGCAAGGCGGCGGCTGAGTGCATCCTGGACACCTTCTTCACGCCGGGCATCGCAGGTCCGCTGCGCGGCTGGATCAGCCGTGAGTACAAGCGCGAAACAGTGTTCGGCGGCGGCATCAATCGCGTGTTCGAGGGCGAGCAGGATTCTCTGCTCGACCAGCTGATCGGGCGCTTCGAGTTCTCGTACACGCCCGACAAGCGCTTCACCAACCCAACATTGGGCGACTACATCAAGAAGGATGAGTATCAGTTCGCGCTTATCCTCGAGAAGTATCACAAGTTCACCAGTGCCTTTCCGGCTACCTACTTCGTAGGGCAGTGGCTGCACAAGTCGCGCAGCGACATGTTCGGCCGCTACCTCGGAGGTGTGGACAACTCGCCGGGCGAGGCGCCGAAGGGACAGTCCAATGGATTTAACGCACTGGCCCTGGCGTTGCAACAACCTTCACCGACATTGGAGTACCGCTTCGATTTGGCGGTCCTGACCGACACCAAGGGCGGCTGGTATATGCAGCCGGGAGTAAAGTGGAAGCCCACCAAGTCGATCCAGGCGGACCTTTACCTCAACGCGGTGTATTCGCAGCACAAGGGCGAATACCGCGACTTTGTCGACGGCCTGCAGCACAACAACGAAATCTTTGCGCGCGTAGCTTATCAGTTCTAA
- a CDS encoding DUF1329 domain-containing protein: protein MHIRKYDHDFSRRFFLEQVAKGVATAGVLGPLWPVIGNSADITKAYPDELMSVDAWSKGKIKTGDYVTAENVDIVKDLLDPVAYMQIKTMGRKIKIVPTTRDVTRMYPYEYLEATLRNQGKAKVNADGNIVTLDDKPWIGGNPFPDAKTGAEVAANLTLSWGRHDNSLYCIRDQEVSPDGSLSYQYDFAWVEQNTQSRVDGKVFPGAEDKLRFNTVLFTAPSDSRGTSYLSTWYYDQRKFPDLVGYLPAFKRVRKFPTNQRFEPIAAGINFYLSDAWAAGDPMLTWGNYKIVGRGPLLGGVSQTWYGDHPNWERPVHGGPKGVTFYDANMELCPDVVVFEAEPVGFPRAPVSKKRVWVDVRNMMFIAYATYDRRGELFKSLETHFSLYEKGDKKLMDGKHSAWSWTACMFHNVQDGRMTRFEQTKSIAGGITQGYNVEGYYEKYMTEQALQRLGT, encoded by the coding sequence ATGCATATCAGAAAGTATGACCACGACTTCAGCCGCCGCTTCTTCTTGGAGCAAGTCGCCAAGGGGGTTGCCACGGCCGGCGTGCTGGGCCCGCTGTGGCCGGTGATCGGCAACTCCGCGGATATCACGAAAGCCTATCCCGATGAGCTGATGTCCGTTGACGCTTGGTCCAAGGGAAAGATCAAGACCGGCGATTACGTCACCGCTGAGAACGTCGATATCGTCAAGGACTTGCTCGATCCAGTGGCCTACATGCAGATTAAGACCATGGGTCGCAAGATTAAGATCGTACCGACGACCCGAGATGTCACGCGCATGTATCCGTATGAGTACCTGGAAGCTACGCTGAGGAACCAAGGTAAGGCCAAGGTCAATGCGGACGGAAATATTGTCACTCTGGATGATAAGCCGTGGATCGGCGGCAATCCGTTCCCTGACGCGAAGACGGGTGCCGAGGTCGCTGCCAATCTGACACTGTCCTGGGGCCGGCACGACAACTCGCTTTATTGCATTCGCGATCAAGAGGTTTCGCCCGATGGTTCACTGAGCTATCAGTACGACTTCGCCTGGGTCGAGCAGAACACCCAATCTCGTGTCGACGGCAAGGTTTTCCCCGGCGCAGAAGACAAACTGCGCTTCAACACGGTTCTCTTCACAGCGCCCAGCGATTCGCGGGGGACCAGTTATCTCAGTACGTGGTACTACGACCAGCGCAAGTTTCCGGACCTGGTTGGCTACCTGCCGGCGTTCAAGCGTGTGCGCAAATTCCCGACCAATCAGCGGTTCGAGCCCATTGCCGCGGGGATCAATTTCTATCTATCTGATGCGTGGGCCGCCGGGGATCCAATGCTGACGTGGGGAAACTACAAAATCGTTGGTCGCGGTCCGCTGTTGGGCGGGGTGTCGCAAACTTGGTATGGCGATCACCCGAACTGGGAGCGGCCGGTGCATGGTGGTCCGAAGGGTGTCACCTTCTATGACGCAAACATGGAGCTGTGCCCTGATGTCGTAGTCTTCGAGGCGGAACCAGTCGGCTTCCCGCGTGCGCCGGTCAGCAAGAAGCGTGTTTGGGTTGACGTACGCAACATGATGTTTATCGCGTACGCCACTTATGACCGTCGTGGTGAGCTCTTCAAGTCGCTCGAGACCCATTTCAGCCTCTACGAAAAGGGCGACAAGAAGTTGATGGATGGCAAGCACTCCGCTTGGTCGTGGACGGCCTGCATGTTTCACAACGTGCAGGACGGGCGAATGACTCGGTTTGAACAAACTAAGAGCATCGCTGGTGGCATTACCCAGGGCTACAACGTCGAGGGGTATTACGAAAAGTACATGACTGAGCAAGCGCTTCAGCGTCTGGGGACCTAA